The sequence TTTGTTTATAGTAGTTTGCCTTGCATTGTCCTTTCCATGCAAGGCGGCGCAAAATTCATATATAGTAGAGCATGGTGGTAATCATATCGGGAAAATCATTTACGCAAGGCGGAATTAGTATCCGGCATAAATTATGGTACTTGTTACAGGAATCAAATCTGGAAGCTATGATACAAAGAGATGCATCCACTATTAGTTTATGGCAGGGTAACATTGAACCCTTTCAACCAACAATGATGGCTGATCATAACGCGACGTATGATGTGGTCATAGTCGGCGGTGGTATCACCGGACTTACAACCGCTCTTTTATTGCAGGAAGCAGGTAAGCGCTGTTTGTTGCTGGAAGCAAATAACATTGGCTTTGGTACCACAGGAGGTACGACTGCTCATCTGAATACAGTACTGGATACTTCGTACGATCAGATCTCAACGAATTTCAGCAAAGAAGACGCCGGGCTGGTCAGGGAATCCGTTGGGGCTGCCATAAGTCTGATACAGCAAAACATCGAGCGCTTCAGTATAGACTGTGGCTTTGATTATACAGATGCGTATTTATTTGCGCAGGATGAAAAGCAGACTGAAGCACTTGATATTATTGCGAAAGCTGCCCGCGAAGAGGGCATTAACATTACCCTGCAGGATCATCTGCCTGTCAGTTTTCATTTTACCAAAGCCTATAAATTTACCAACCAGGCCAAATTTAACCCGTTAGCTTACATCTATGGCCTTGCGCGTGCATTTGAGCATGCAGGTGGAGTGATCGTGCAGGATTGCAGGGTGATTGAAATTCATAATACCAGGCATATCAAAGTAGACACAACCCTCGGTGAATTTACAGGAATGAATATCGTGTATGCAACACATATACCACCGGGTATAAATCTTGTCCACCTGCGTTGTATACCCTATCGTAGCTATGCGCTGGCTGTAAGACTCGCAGACAATAGCTATCCGGATGCATTGATTTATGATATGCAGGAGCCTTATCACTACTTCAGAACACAGGTCATAGATGGTAAGAAATACCTGATCGCCGGTGGAGAAGATCATCAGACAGGCCATCATGAAAACACGGAGCAATGTTTCCGTAACCTGGAAGCGTTTGTGCGTGAGCATTTCAAAGTAAAGTCTGTAGACTATAAATGGTCTTCCCAGTATTATGAACCTGCAGATGGATTGCCTTATATCGGCAACATGCCGGGGCAGCCGGATAATGTATATGTGGCTACAGGCTTTGGCGGTAATGGAATGGTGTACAGTGGGGTAGCGGCGATGGTGATCAGGAATATCATTCTGGGAAAACATCGTGCTACTGAAAAGCTGTTTAATCCAAACCGCATCAAACCAGTTGCAGGTTTTACCAACTTCGTTACGCACAATGCGGATGTTGTAAAACTCTTCTTTGGAAAGCTCTTCCCTGCACACAAGCTCACCGAACTGGCCGAACTGGCACCAGGAGAGGCGCGGGTGGTGAATTATGATGGGCATCGTGTGGCGTTGTACAAAGATGAAGCAGGTATGTTGCATGCCGTGAACCCGGTATGTACCCACATGAAGTGTGAGGTGGGCTGGAATACAGCAGAGAAGTCATGGGATTGTCCTTGTCACGGGGCGAGGTTTGATGCAGCGGGTAGGTGTCTGCATACACCTGCGGATCGTGATCTTGAGCACCTTGATATTACCCATGATCTATCTGATGTGGAGGAGCAGGTGCATCGTTAGCAATTAGCGCAACAATTGACCAGCCTTGTCTGTTATATAAAATCATTGTATCACCTTAAATACAATAGTTATGAAAAAGAGTGGAATTAATATGTGGGTGGCTGTGCCTGCTGTGTTGTTTGTATTTTCTCTTTTTGGCACTTACTACAGCTATGCAATGGCGCAACAGCATCCTTCTTATTTACCGGTAATGTACCTGGGTATAGGGGTGGCAGTTTGCTCATTCATCATGGCGGCTGTTATGCAGAATGTAACGATCAAAAAAACACCGAAGTATGCGCCTATTCCTTTCAGTACAGATCATTCAGAAACATATTATTGTATCTACACCAAGGGTAAACGCCGTTATGATGTGGATTTTATAGAAGGCATTGCAGATAGGATTGAGCATATAGAAGATGAAAATGATCCGGCTGTAAGGGCGGAAATCGCCCGGCTCTTCGACCCTGAGCGGAAATCGCCGGTATTGTTACCTGCGGTACTGACCGGTGGGGAAGAGGTGTATCAGCGCCCAATAAAATCCAGTCAGCTGATGGATAATATAACGAGGAATGACCGGCATTTTGCATTGCTCACTTTTGATGATCAGTCTACTGCGGTGGTAGTGAGGCATGAGCAGTTGGTAGATCAGGTGTAATTGATGATTTGGTCTACTGAGGCTGTTGTGAGGCGATAGTAGATGCAATCATCAGTCTACTGCGGTGGTAGTGAGGCATGAGCAGTTGGTAGATCAGGTGTGATTGATGATTGGGTCTACTGAGGCTGTTGTGAGGCGATAGTAGATGCAATCATCAGTCTACTGCGTTGGTTATGAGGCATGAGCAGTTGGTAGATCAGGTGTAATTGATGATTGGGTCTACTGAGGCTGGTTGAGGCCAGAGCAGGTGTAATGATCAGTCATCTTTGATGATCAGTCTACTGAGGCTGTTTTGAGCCCGAAGCAGGTATGATATGACTATCGATCATCCAGTTCGTCAACAGGGATGGCCATGCCTTTAAGGAGAGCAGATCGGTTTTGTAACCCATATTAAAGGCATGATCTCCATTGGCGAAAATATGCGCTTCTACAGGGACCCTGGCGTCCCTGTAGGCGCTTAATAAGGTCACTATTGGTGCAGAACAGCAAGCGTCGTTATTCGCTACTACCAAAAAAGCCTTCGGCGCATCCTTTGGTACGGATTGCGGAATACCCAGTGGACCGGGATAAACTAAGATCTGAAAATCCGGTTTCCCATTTAGTCTGTCCACAGGATCTTTGGCTTTTTGATCACCATATCCTGGCGCATAAGCTACCTGTGTCACAACTTCCCCCCCTGCGCTAAAACCCCACATACCGACACGGTCAGTGTCAATACCCCATTCTTTCGCATGACTACGCACTAACCGCATGGCGCGGTAAGCGTCCTGTCTCACTTCTTTTTCTAATGAATAGGTAGAATCCTCCCTGAATAACCGGTATTTGAGAATAATGGCAGTAATGCCTAAATCATTCAGGTATTTCGCAGGATTGACGCCTTCAGAATTATAAACCAATAACCGGAAGCCACCACCTGGGCAAATGACCACTGCGGCACCTGTTGCTTTTTCCTTTGGAGGGAGGTAGACGGTGATGCTGGGGTTATGGATATTCTTTACATAGTAATCTTTGGCTATTTCTGGCTCGTTTTTCCGGTTTTCATAACCGGGTGCACCATTGGGCCAGAGATGCATAACAATTGGTGTATCCTGCGCGTAAGTGAGGCAGGGGAGTAGTAGGCAAAGGAAGAGGTAAATGCGTGACATGGCATATAAGTTAGCCATTATTCAGGAATAGTTTGAAAAAATTATGCAAACGATTCAGTATTATTCCGGATTAAACATGCATAGGATTTGCAATAGTTTTGAATTGATCTGCCACAGCTTTTATCCCTGCCCGGTAAATCGCTACCCAATTAGTCTGAACTTACTCAATGCAGTTGATCTGCCACAGCTTTTATCCCTGCCCGGTAAATCACTACCCAATTAGCCGAAACTCACTCAATGCAGCTTATCTACAAATGCTTTCGTCTCCTCTGGATAAATCGCTACCCTATGAGTCCGAACCAGATCTGGAATTGCTTCCTTATGCTGATCCATCTTAAAAGTGATCTTTGCCGACGCCATCGCTGGCATATGGCAA is a genomic window of Chitinophaga sp. LS1 containing:
- a CDS encoding alpha/beta hydrolase, yielding MSRIYLFLCLLLPCLTYAQDTPIVMHLWPNGAPGYENRKNEPEIAKDYYVKNIHNPSITVYLPPKEKATGAAVVICPGGGFRLLVYNSEGVNPAKYLNDLGITAIILKYRLFREDSTYSLEKEVRQDAYRAMRLVRSHAKEWGIDTDRVGMWGFSAGGEVVTQVAYAPGYGDQKAKDPVDRLNGKPDFQILVYPGPLGIPQSVPKDAPKAFLVVANNDACCSAPIVTLLSAYRDARVPVEAHIFANGDHAFNMGYKTDLLSLKAWPSLLTNWMIDSHIIPASGSKQPQ
- a CDS encoding FAD-dependent oxidoreductase, coding for MIQRDASTISLWQGNIEPFQPTMMADHNATYDVVIVGGGITGLTTALLLQEAGKRCLLLEANNIGFGTTGGTTAHLNTVLDTSYDQISTNFSKEDAGLVRESVGAAISLIQQNIERFSIDCGFDYTDAYLFAQDEKQTEALDIIAKAAREEGINITLQDHLPVSFHFTKAYKFTNQAKFNPLAYIYGLARAFEHAGGVIVQDCRVIEIHNTRHIKVDTTLGEFTGMNIVYATHIPPGINLVHLRCIPYRSYALAVRLADNSYPDALIYDMQEPYHYFRTQVIDGKKYLIAGGEDHQTGHHENTEQCFRNLEAFVREHFKVKSVDYKWSSQYYEPADGLPYIGNMPGQPDNVYVATGFGGNGMVYSGVAAMVIRNIILGKHRATEKLFNPNRIKPVAGFTNFVTHNADVVKLFFGKLFPAHKLTELAELAPGEARVVNYDGHRVALYKDEAGMLHAVNPVCTHMKCEVGWNTAEKSWDCPCHGARFDAAGRCLHTPADRDLEHLDITHDLSDVEEQVHR